The proteins below come from a single Oerskovia jenensis genomic window:
- a CDS encoding ABC transporter substrate-binding protein: MARKRLLTAVALVTGVTMFAAGCSSSGSEKGDGGNGGDGRVLNVWAGTQTPVVANFNPYAPNPLHAANGAIYEPLFHYNKAKAGPPEPRLGDTFEWSEDGLSLTISIREGVTWTDGKPFTVEDVVFSFTNDAAKSPFLESAEKVDDTSVKLTFNSPQFTGEVQFLGTTLMVPEHLWKDVADKATWANEAPVGTGPFKFDAITDASYTVVANEDYWDGAPKVKKVRYLGIDENQSAENLLTTGKVDWAAMFVPDPERITGPGRLSMVNTPQDPTVLYTCSTTAQGCTGPQTDVAVRQALDLLVDRTEINEKAFAGQAATISPTFALLGRDDRWISPDVDAESPQTADPAAAAKVLEDAGYTKGADGIYEKAGQKVELSLITVAGWTDYNTVGDLVASAAGDAGIKVTHEQVTQPEMSEMRVAGSFQLMVGGITGPSLDDPFQIYRQWLSTDYTKPVGTALESGDFNFARYSNPVLDAAVAEAAATNDEAAKQAAYATIQKELVRDLPYIPIVVNASQTFMDTKDFTGWPTDDNLYAFPPSWSTVSLGVVLSKLEPVTS; the protein is encoded by the coding sequence GTGGCGCGCAAGCGCCTGCTCACGGCGGTTGCCCTGGTGACCGGTGTGACGATGTTCGCGGCCGGCTGCTCCAGCTCCGGGAGCGAGAAGGGCGACGGCGGGAACGGTGGGGACGGTCGCGTCCTCAACGTCTGGGCCGGGACCCAGACGCCGGTCGTGGCGAACTTCAACCCTTACGCTCCGAACCCGCTCCACGCGGCCAACGGCGCGATCTACGAGCCGCTCTTCCACTACAACAAGGCGAAGGCCGGCCCCCCGGAGCCCCGCCTGGGCGACACGTTCGAGTGGTCGGAGGACGGCCTGTCGCTGACCATCTCGATCCGCGAGGGCGTCACGTGGACCGACGGCAAGCCGTTCACGGTCGAGGACGTCGTCTTCTCCTTCACCAACGACGCAGCGAAGAGCCCTTTCCTGGAGTCGGCGGAGAAGGTCGACGACACGTCGGTCAAGCTGACCTTCAACTCGCCGCAGTTCACCGGTGAGGTCCAGTTCCTCGGGACGACGCTGATGGTCCCCGAGCACCTGTGGAAGGACGTCGCCGACAAGGCGACCTGGGCCAACGAGGCTCCCGTCGGCACGGGACCGTTCAAGTTCGACGCCATCACGGACGCGAGCTACACGGTCGTCGCGAACGAGGACTACTGGGACGGCGCCCCCAAGGTCAAGAAGGTCCGCTACCTGGGCATCGACGAGAACCAGAGCGCCGAGAACCTCCTGACCACGGGCAAGGTCGACTGGGCAGCGATGTTCGTCCCGGACCCCGAGCGCATCACGGGCCCGGGCCGGCTCTCGATGGTCAACACCCCTCAGGACCCGACCGTCCTGTACACGTGCTCCACCACGGCGCAGGGCTGCACCGGGCCGCAGACGGACGTCGCCGTCCGCCAGGCGCTCGACCTGCTCGTGGACCGTACCGAGATCAACGAGAAGGCGTTCGCCGGACAGGCCGCCACGATCTCGCCCACGTTCGCCCTCCTCGGTCGTGACGACCGCTGGATCTCGCCCGACGTCGACGCCGAGAGCCCGCAGACGGCGGACCCGGCCGCAGCCGCCAAGGTGCTCGAGGACGCCGGCTACACCAAGGGCGCCGACGGCATCTACGAGAAGGCCGGCCAGAAGGTCGAGCTGTCCCTCATCACGGTCGCAGGCTGGACCGACTACAACACCGTCGGTGACCTGGTCGCCTCCGCAGCCGGAGACGCCGGCATCAAGGTGACGCACGAGCAGGTGACGCAGCCGGAGATGTCCGAGATGCGCGTCGCCGGCAGCTTCCAGCTCATGGTCGGTGGCATCACGGGCCCGTCGCTCGACGACCCGTTCCAGATCTACCGTCAGTGGCTGTCCACCGACTACACGAAGCCCGTGGGCACCGCGCTCGAGTCCGGTGACTTCAACTTCGCTCGCTACTCCAACCCCGTGCTCGACGCAGCCGTCGCCGAGGCCGCCGCCACGAACGACGAGGCCGCCAAGCAGGCCGCCTACGCCACGATCCAGAAGGAGCTCGTCCGCGACCTCCCCTACATCCCGATCGTCGTGAACGCGAGCCAGACCTTCATGGACACCAAGGACTTCACGGGCTGGCCCACCGACGACAACCTGTACGCCTTCCCGCCGTCGTGGAGCACGGTCTCGCTCGGCGTCGTCCTCTCGAAGCTCGAGCCGGTCACCAGCTGA
- a CDS encoding copper homeostasis protein CutC, with protein sequence MAREVALEIAVQDTDGVRVAALVGAQRVELCAALGATGGLTPSIGLVEAAVAAAVEAAGDAAPVEVHPLIRPRPGGFVFSAAELDVQVRDVRAAVTAGASGVVIGALTADGLVDADAVRALVAAADGREVTFHRAIDVVEDVTAALDLLAGLGVSRVLTSGGAPSSIDGVERLGQMARHVAGRVQVQAGGGVRPQDVEALVGAGVDAVHLSAKRTLSDDGGPGGGGGAGYEVTDLDVARAARAAVDAAVASL encoded by the coding sequence ATGGCACGCGAGGTCGCCCTCGAGATCGCAGTCCAGGACACCGACGGCGTGCGGGTCGCCGCGCTGGTCGGCGCACAGCGCGTCGAGCTGTGCGCGGCGCTGGGTGCGACGGGCGGGCTGACGCCGAGCATCGGGCTCGTCGAGGCGGCGGTCGCTGCCGCGGTCGAGGCGGCGGGTGACGCCGCGCCCGTCGAGGTGCATCCCCTGATCCGCCCACGCCCGGGCGGGTTCGTGTTCAGCGCGGCCGAGCTCGACGTGCAGGTCAGGGACGTCCGGGCCGCTGTCACGGCGGGGGCGTCCGGTGTCGTGATCGGCGCGCTCACGGCGGACGGTCTGGTCGACGCGGACGCGGTGCGGGCCCTGGTCGCCGCCGCGGACGGGCGCGAGGTGACGTTCCACCGGGCGATCGACGTGGTCGAGGACGTCACGGCGGCGCTCGACCTCCTCGCGGGCCTGGGTGTCTCCCGCGTCCTGACCTCGGGCGGCGCCCCGAGCAGCATCGACGGGGTGGAGCGGCTGGGGCAGATGGCACGGCACGTCGCCGGACGCGTGCAGGTCCAGGCGGGCGGGGGAGTGCGCCCGCAGGACGTGGAGGCGCTCGTCGGCGCCGGGGTGGACGCGGTCCACCTCTCGGCCAAGCGCACGCTGTCCGACGACGGCGGGCCCGGCGGCGGGGGAGGGGCCGGCTACGAGGTGACGGACCTGGACGTCGCGCGCGCGGCACGGGCCGCGGTCGACGCGGCGGTCGCGAGCCTCTAG